Within the Melopsittacus undulatus isolate bMelUnd1 chromosome 5, bMelUnd1.mat.Z, whole genome shotgun sequence genome, the region ATAGGGAAGTGAGGCTTACAAAAAGCAAAGCCTGTATAGATGGAGAATGTGTGTTACACAGATATGCCTTGATGATGACATGGCAAATGGCCTTTTTGGGTGGCAAAATGTGCTAGTAGACAGGAGGGGGAGAGGGTCTGGAAATCATGAATTCTATTTCTGTAGTTGTTATCACTTCAGTAGATGAGGTGGGCAAGTCACAGCTCTCTGGGTCTCAAGTTCTCCATTTACAAACATTGATGtgtgaatttgttttctttgaaaatgcttCAAGCTTCTTAGAAAACCTTCCTGTAAATTTGCAAGCAAGCCAGCATTACTGGTCACGGCACATCGGTCTATTCCAATGACTGGTTTGTAATTTTTCATCAGTGTAATATATGCAATCTTTAGTTCAGAATCACTTACAGTAAGCACATTCTTCCCAGATTTTGTGAATTCAGACAAGATGAACTCTGAATTACCTTCTGTgttcaggaagagaaagaagagtaaGAAAATACCTGAGACTTCCACACTCCTTTTAAGGAATTATGGCTCTACCCTGAGCTACTGCAGTTCTGTGTCTGCTCTCCCATGGGCAGGACCAGGAGAACAGAAGGGGTCACAATTTATCACAATAGCTAAGAGAGAAGCATCACTGTAAAGGCTGAAAGCACTCTggtgcaaaaaaacccacttgtCTCTGGTTACCAGGAATGTCTAAACAGAACGTGAAATTCCTCTGTGgtttctgcagcctgtgcaCAGGAACTTTCCTCAAGTGTCTAGTAGTTAAAAGTTACAATTCCGCCTCCAAACAAAGATGCTCTCAAAGagtattcattttatttataacaGACATTTTGCATGGCCTGTCTGTGCACATTGGCTTGGACAGGGTAATGTTATGAGTTGAGGGGAACTATGATAGCTGAGAATTACAGTTTAACTTCTCCATAGTGCATAGCACTTGATTCTGGTTCAGCAGTGTATCATTTTAATGCTTCTCATGTGATATCTGCATTCTTATGTTTTTAATTCATGACTACTTGAACTGCATTTGTAAAAATGGTATTTGTTGCTGACTAGCTGTCTTCTTTGCAGCCATAGAAATAGCTCCATATGCTTTGACTCCTGCTTGTTGCTGCTCTGTAACTGATACCTGAGTTGGTCTTACGGCTACAGCTCTAGCTGAAAATGACGGCACATCTTCCATTCATTCCATTGTCTCTGCCTGAATGCGTGGTGAAAACATATCCTGAAAATCAGAACCAAAACAGACCACATAATTCACTGTTTCATGGAATAAAACTGTCTGTTGGAAATCTAAAGAAAACTGCTGTTGATCAGCATTCTGAAAGTAACTAAAATGTTCTAAAGGAATTCACTGTGaaaatcttttaatttcttctcactAGCTCATCTCCCCCAAATCCCAGCCCCTACTGGAAGTATCCTGCAGGGTATAAGAGAATAAATGGAAACATTCCCTTGCCACCTCCTTGGTGGTAGTAGCCCTCACAGCACTACCACTAGAAGGATTTTCCAGGAAGTGTCCTAGCATCCTTCAAGAGCAATGAGAAGCAAATAATTCCTTTCAGAGTAGCCACTTGTTACCAGCGATCTCAAGAAAATGCTTGAAATCATGAGGCAAGAATAATCCCTTATTAAAGTGGTGCCCCAGTGGCGATCTTTACATCCAAGCATCTTTTGCTGGCAGGGAAGAGTATTTCTCCTTGGGAAGCTTCCAGCTGTTCCTGAACAAGTTGCATGCATTAGATTTTCATAAGCATTCACTGTCAGCCTAATTCTCCTCTGACTAAGCTTACTGGGAGGAAAATTAggcttttaaagtaatttttacaaTGCTACTTGGCCTTTGATGTCTAAAAAAAAATTTTCCCAATCCCCTGTAAACCACAGTCAGTTAGTAACCAGCAATGCCCACAAAATCTTGGGTTCACAGGATAAGAGGAAAGAGACATCCTGCAGGGCAGGCACTCTCCAGATGCCATGTAGGGGAGCATCTTACCAACCTTCCCAACAACTGTTGAACAGATGTACTGAGAAACATCAAGACTgaggacagaaacagaaatgctggcCTGTCCTTTTCACATCAGTGGTAGCAACTCTTGGGCTACTGCTGAAACTGGAAAGTAAATGTCTAGAAGGAAGCAGGGAGTGTACTCAGTTTATACCAAAATGAAATGCACCAcatagggaggaaaaaatgacTCTCAGACAAACCCTGCAGTGCTGACACCATTTATTCTTTCCTGAAACTACACCAGAGGTGTTCCTGCAGTGAGCTGGAAAGACCTGAAACAAAAAGAGTAATTTGATAAACCAGAAtcataaatgacaaaaaaagagaTCAGACACAGTATTCTGTCTCTTGTCACATGGATACATATTGATACATAGAGTAGAAGTATATCCATAAGTAGCAAAGGCCTTTTAAGGTGGAAATCTTTGTGtctcacacatacacacaatcACTCAGCTACCAATAAAGGCTAGATGTAGCTGGCCCAGCCCCAGGTCTCATAACTTACAAGGAAATGTTTACAGATTTCTGTAATTTATCTGTACTTAGGAGCAGTACAGTTGACCATCCAAACAGCATAATACGATGGAATCCAGCAACACTCACAAGGAGCTCTCTAAATTAAAATCTGTCTGACCCTTTATGTTTCATGAACTTTACATATTTTGTGCTATTTGAGGCAGACCATTACAAACAGTAGGTTGCATAGCTAGAAAAGTGACACTGAAGTTTCTTCAGTGCATTgacatatttatttcttctgttgcttcttCCAGTCTTTCTTTGTAGGGGGGGTCCAAAGTTGCAGATTACCTGAGacctgctttcattttcagaaagctcCACAATACTTGATATTAATACTTTTCTACATGCCTACCACTTCCATCATTGGAGTAAGTGCTTTGCCACCTTCCAGTCAACAGAAAACCTTAATAACATGCTTCCGTCTTGCtgtacagaaaacattttttctcaaACTAATAGCAGTCAGTACAGAAAGAAGTCCTAATACCAGTAAAACAGCCTAACTGGGCCAAGAGAATTAATAGGGAGCTACACTGAGGTATGAAGTAGGCTTCAGGAAGTGAAACTTTTGCCAGTTagaaataggtatttttaaTAACTAGGAAGTACTGTATGGGTTCACTACCCTTTTACACAGGATCACTGGAATAGGCCCAGAATGTTTTAATTATTCCATGATATATAAGGATGATATATAAAGGATGATTCACAGGAATTCTTTGAATGTGTATTTTCACTATTCATTCCCCTCCCTCTGATCCTCATCCAGTACATTTCTATTTCTTAGAGAGTAAACTGCCTGGGACAAGGATGGTGCCTAAAACAATTGTAATAGTAGCCACAGACCCAAAAATGAACCACTCTTCTGGTGCCATGcaaagttaattttctcatgCATGTGGGAAATGTGAAAAGGTACTGTCCCAGAAGTCTCAGCAGCATTGTCTGGAAACACTTTAATAGAAATGTGTCTGTGAAAGCATACCGATGTTAGGAATGATATAATTCAACAGTGCAGAAGGATGGTAACTGGATCATAGTTCTACCACAGCAGTGCAATCTCCCTGTTACTGAACTGTTCAGTTGAGGAATTTTGAAGGATACAAAGATGCTCCAATTTAATACCTCTATATTCTGGGAAACTTTCTTTACTTTGACAGACTTGCCAGCAGGTACCACAATTAATATAGGGGAAAAACACAATACAGAAATAGCTTTTGTAACTATGCTTACAATTGCTGTGCTTACAGCAGCTTAATTTCTTGAATTACTTGTTTATACATGTGCAGATCCTTCAGTGGAATAAATGAAGCATTAAGTGctggaagagaaaatggaaaagatgaaagCATAAACAAAGAGGACTATAGGGAGAGTACTACAATGCAAATTAACACAGCAAAAGAGATACCTCATGGAGATTTATGCATCACAGAAATACATCGTGAGTCTCACcagggagcaggagaaaggaaCATACACTTTTCTGCAACAAAACAAGAGATCACGCAAAGCCAAAGAATTACACCTAAAGTGATAGGCACCTCCAAAGTGCTCGTGACAGATGAGACTGCTCTCAGAGggaacacagaagaaagaaggcCAGGTACTATGGTTGAGCTGCAGTTGTCCCTCTCAAATGAGAAGCACAAAAGCACCCATGATCCTGCTGTGACTCTCTTAGGGGCAGAAAAATGCACCCTTTCAGGAAGAGAACCCAGTGTACAACAAGATGGGACTAGCCCTGTAATCACAATTCCCCTGGGCATGAAGGAGGGCAATATCCAGTGGTCAAGCAAAGTTGTCCAGTTTTCTAATGGCAAAGAGATCAAGAGGATCCAGGGTACAGCTCCATCTCTCCCCAGGGTGGAAGTGATCCTGGACTGTTCGGATAGGGAGAAGGAAGCACCCAGGTCTCTGGTTGAAAGGGGGTGTGTTAATTCTCAAGTGGAGGAAGGGCAGTCAGAAgcacctccttccctcctctcctttgCAATCTCATCAGAAggtgcagagcagagagaaggCAACCAGCACTTGGAAAGGGATCACAGACCCCTCAAGCACAGGGCAAGGCATGCAAGTAAGTATGTCTCATCTAATAATTTGCACTGCCTGAGGCTATCCTTTGTAACTTTAAACATAATTTCAGAACTTAAAATGCTGTAGGAAAAATATGTtgagtgtttttttctgcagttttctaacttttcctctctatttttcttctaaattatgtttctgttcttgctttacatattttttttcagcgTAATACTTTGCTCCTGGTGATGAGCCAAGAGTACACCCATGCCTTAACTGTGCTGAATAACTTTGCTTAGATGACTTTGtccaattaaaaatatttgcatctcCAAAAAAGACTGAATTCTGCTGGCCTTCTAATGTATATTCAGAAGCAATCTGTAGAGTATTAGCAAAAAGCAGGTTGCTTGAACACATCTAAGTGAATCCTGTGGATTTCTCCTTTTATAGAAAAAACTTTGTGTTGTCATTCGCATCATCTGAAATCAAAGTCATGCCACTGCTCTTAAAAGTTAACAAAAAGCTAGTAGAAAAGCTCGATGTTGCCAGCAGAAGAGATTTTGACAGACATTAGCATGTGTGCAAGTGTTACATGATCCTTTCAGTTTTGTCAGTCTTCTCTAGACTGTAAAGTGAACATGCTATTTCTTCTGACTCCCATACCCAGAGGTGCGCTTCAAAATGTGTCCAAGAAGTTTACATGTAACTAAACTTGCAACTGGATATAATATTTATTCACTGACTGtaaatatacattattatttatctattcatttatttactattttattcATTTGGAATCTTTCTATTGGCTGCTTGCTCTTTCCCAACAATGTTAAGAATCCTGTCTGAGGATTTAGCAGCAGTATGTCAAAGGTGCTTGAATGTGCGCAGTGATATACTGTAGCAATAAGCTATTTCATATGCAGTGTTGGAACTAGTCTGTTAACCCTCTGCTAATTCCTCTGTAAGCATATTTTTAGCATGATAACCATTTGTATCTTATGGGCAACTGGATTAAACAGTTACTTTTGCCTACGTATGTCTGTATGCAATCCACATATCTTTGGCATACTGAATGAAGCATAAAAGTAATGTGCACATGCTTTACATTTTGGCTGTGAAGTTAGAACCAGCTGTGGGACTATGGCTGTCTTCTTTAGAGAATTACTTGCCTACCTTCTGCAGGCAAAAGTACAAGGAATGAATTACATATTACACTATAGACTCTTCTTTAAAGTAGGACATATATTCTGTCCTCTTCCCACCTCATCTAAGACAATCTCAACTCCTTCTAATTTAGTGGCAGGACATTATCTTTAGGAACCATTGATGTAATCTATGAAAGTGTTTGcttttagtattattattatttgtaaaataCTGTCTACACATTAGAGCAAAGAAATTCCCAAGCACAGGGGAATAACCTGTGTACAGCAAATAGTATGTATGgatttttgtaaattaaaaattacaatgCAACACTTAAGTCTAAACTAGAGAAGAACATTTATTACAGGTGCTTGATCTCTTCAAAATAATTCTTTGCAGTAACTACTCATCAGATTATATTTACCTGAACAGGTAACATTTCTTCTGCCACCTTGTGAAACTACTGATTAAGTAACTATCCAGATgaattaaggaaaaatatgctAACAAAATtgaaagttttgctttttgcaGAACTGTATGGGTACCTGAGGAATCCCCTTCCCAGAATAACACTCACTGCTGATGCAAGTACATAATTTGAAAGCACAGAACTTACATGCTTTCTCTTTGCAGAGGCACTCTTAACACTAAAACCTATACTGTTGGAAAATGTCCTCAGTGACTATTGTAAGCATTTGGACCATCCAAGGACTGAACCAATGATTTTGTGATTTGGCTCTCTCACTATAAAATACTATAAACTGTTGGTTTGGGTACCaagctcttttctcttttatagaTTCTTGTGAGAACCATTGGTCCAGCCATGCTGTCATCTGGCATAACGGCAAAACTCCAGCTGTCTTTATCAGGAGAAGCATCAGTCTCCATCTACTGACATGGCTAAAACAAGCATTGATAGAAAATCCATCACATGGCTTTCTTTACTGAGTTTGCTTTATTTATGCCTGcaaaagatattaaataatttactgttctatttttatatatcagaggcatgccttttttttttttttaaattaagtggGAGGTGATCATTTATTTAGACAGCTTCAACTTACAGTTCTTTTAAAGGGAAAAGCTATTGAGGCTGTCATTCATGAGATGTGGTGGTAGAAGATAAGGGAAGACAACAGGGACACCACCTAAAGTTTCTGTGAGGAATATGCTCCATGTCACATAATGAGGAAGGAGTCATGCTGATGTAGAGTGCATCTATCAGCTTTACAGCTGCATCTATTCCCCTGCCACATGACTTGATGAAAACAGATAGTTTATGCtttaagaaatacatattaTTGATATATGCTAGTGAATAATCTTTTATTCAGATCTTAGATGTGTATTCATTCCTgccacattttcaaaataaatattctgaagtTGTTATATCCTATATCATTCTGTATCATGTTTCAGGTAAGTAATGCTTGTTAAAACACTTTAATTGAGTACCATGGCCAAATTCCCATGTCTTCCAAGAGGCTGAAAGTTAACGCTGATAGTTTCTATGTATGCCTTTGTGGATATTTACTTGCTCTTAAATAGCTATTACAGAGAATCATACCAACTTTTAGCAACTATACACATTCTGTAACTCATACGAGTAAACACATAAACGACAGAAGCTGCTACCACTGTCAGACAGAATACAGTTAGTCTCATTTGGTCTCAGATAGTGAGCAGTCATGAGTCTGGCTGGTTGGGAATGTCCACTGTAAGCCTAGGAAGTGTGGTTAAACATTTGGTAAATGCCAGACCACAGAAactgaataaatgaaaaaatattgtctGCCTGTTGCTGCTGAGATTACTTACGGGAATAAAAATCAAGGGTGCCAGAAACAAAGACACAGGTAATGTTCCTGTTGAACTAAGAAAGTCTTAGAGAAAGTGATGTGGCCTTTGAACTTGCATGGGTGTGACTCTAACAAATGCTAGATATAGAATTTACAACACAGTTGATGTTGTGGGAAAGGCATAAGTATAATCACCTTgctatataaaagaaaataaatgttttaatataggaaaagcagcagtgggtAAATTTTGGTATAGATAATTGCAGAACTATTTGTTGTTAGTTTCCTTGTATTTTTGTGGGCTCCATGCAATTAATGTGCACTTTGACTCCTTCCACAGGGCTCCGGCGAAGTGAGAGTCTTTCAGAGAAGCAGGTCAAGGAAGCCAAATCTAAATGTAAAAGTATTgcactgctgctgacagcagcaccCAATCCCAATTCCAAGGGAGTGCTGATGTTCAAGAAGCGTCGTCAAAGGGCGAGAAAATATACTTTAGTCAGCTACGGTACTGGGGAGTTAGAACGTGACGAAGACGAGGGtgaagaaggggaaggggaagagggggacaaagaaaacacttttgaaGTTAGTTTGCTTGCAACAAGCGAGTCAGAAATAGATGAAGATTTCTTCTCTGACATTGACAACAACGATAAGATTGTGACGTTTGACTGGGACAGCAGTCTACTTGAGGTTGAGAAGAAGATAAAAAGTGGAGACGAGATGCAGACACTTCCAGAGAGCACAGGTAAAGGGGCCCTCATGTTTGCCAAGAGGCGTCAGAGGATGGATCAGATTACTGCTGAGCAGGAGGAGATGAAGGCACGCACAGTGCATACAGAGGAACGAAGAGAAGCAATATCAGAGAACTTCCAGAAACTAAATTCTACAGTATATcaaacaaaagaggaagaaatgtcaACACAGCAGACCTGCATGAGCAAAAGCTACACAGACATGAGCCAGAATCGTAGCAAAATGCTACAACAAAATGGCTTTGGCTTAGCACCAGACACTAACCTCTCTTTTCAGTCCTCTGACGCTCAAAGAGCAGCTTCTTtgaataaaacagcaaaaccctTCCCTTCTGGGGTTCAAAACCGAGCAGCTGCACCATTTTCACCCATAAGAAACATTACTAGTCCTCTTTCAGATATACAAGCACCGCCTCCTTACTGCTCTGTTAGCCCACCACCAGAGGCTTTATACAGACCTGTTTCAGTTCCTGTagccagcagagctgccccatCTGTGTGGTCATCCAGTGAGCCAACAGAACACATAGCATCTCGAGATGAAAGGATTGCAGTACCAGCCAAAAGAACTGGGATACTGCAAGAGGCAAAGAGAAGAAGCACTTCAAAACCTATGTTCAATTTCAAAGAAGCACCCAAAGTAAGTCCTAATCCTGCCCTATTGTCCCTTGTACACAATGCAGAGGGCAAAAAAACTACTGGGGCTGGTTTTGAGTCAGGACCTGAAGAAGACTACCTCAGTTTGGGAGCAGAAGCTTGCAATTTCATGCAGACTCAAGCATCTAAACAAAAGGCCCCTCCTCCTGTTGCTCCAAAGCCTTCAGTCAAGATCTCTCCTACTGCTGGTACTCCAGTTTGGTCACCTCCAGCTGTGGCTTCTAGCAGGGCTCCTTCTTTCCCAGCACCAGCCTCCCCTCAGGCAATATATCCCGCACCACTCAAAtctccacagcatcctcattCTCCTGCCCATCCCCCAGGTACTCTCAACTTAGCTGGTCCTTTCAAAGGGCCTCAGGCAACCCTAGTGAGTCCAAACCATACACCCAAGACAACCACACCAGTCACACCAAGTGCTGAAGAAAGAAAGCCACCCTTTGAGATGCCACCAGCTATGAGCGGAAAAGGAGCACAGTTATTTGCCAGAAGGCACTCTCGAATGGAGAAGTATGTGGTAGATTCAGAGACTGTCCAGGCAAACATGGCACGAGCCTCATCTCCAACTCCATCTTTACCAGCTTCTTGGAAATATTCATCTAATGTCCGAGCACCTCCACCTGTTGCTTATAATCCCATTCACAGCCCATCTTATCCTCCTGGTGCTACCAAGCCTTCCTCTAAGtccactgctgctaccaaaaccacaaaaagaaaacctaagaAAGGTCTCAATGCTTTGGATATTATGAAACACCAACCTTATCAACTTGATGCatctttatttacttttcaacCTCCTAGTACTAAGGAAAGCCTTGCTACTAAGGAGACATCGAAGTTGTCCACTTCAAAGCAAGCTCTACCTTTAGGACCAGCTAGTGCTGGCTCTCCTACTA harbors:
- the SYNPO2 gene encoding synaptopodin-2 isoform X2, with amino-acid sequence MLPNCTRKMGTGDYLCIAMSGGAPWGFRLQGGKEQKQPLQIAKVRSKSKAAKAGLCEGDEVVSINGKPCGDLTYAEVIVLMESLTDVLQMLIKRSFSGINEALSAGRENGKDESINKEDYRESTTMQINTAKEIPHGDLCITEIHRESHQGAGERNIHFSATKQEITQSQRITPKVIGTSKVLVTDETALRGNTEERRPGTMVELQLSLSNEKHKSTHDPAVTLLGAEKCTLSGREPSVQQDGTSPVITIPLGMKEGNIQWSSKVVQFSNGKEIKRIQGTAPSLPRVEVILDCSDREKEAPRSLVERGCVNSQVEEGQSEAPPSLLSFAISSEGAEQREGNQHLERDHRPLKHRARHARLRRSESLSEKQVKEAKSKCKSIALLLTAAPNPNSKGVLMFKKRRQRARKYTLVSYGTGELERDEDEGEEGEGEEGDKENTFEVSLLATSESEIDEDFFSDIDNNDKIVTFDWDSSLLEVEKKIKSGDEMQTLPESTGKGALMFAKRRQRMDQITAEQEEMKARTVHTEERREAISENFQKLNSTVYQTKEEEMSTQQTCMSKSYTDMSQNRSKMLQQNGFGLAPDTNLSFQSSDAQRAASLNKTAKPFPSGVQNRAAAPFSPIRNITSPLSDIQAPPPYCSVSPPPEALYRPVSVPVASRAAPSVWSSSEPTEHIASRDERIAVPAKRTGILQEAKRRSTSKPMFNFKEAPKVSPNPALLSLVHNAEGKKTTGAGFESGPEEDYLSLGAEACNFMQTQASKQKAPPPVAPKPSVKISPTAGTPVWSPPAVASSRAPSFPAPASPQAIYPAPLKSPQHPHSPAHPPGTLNLAGPFKGPQATLVSPNHTPKTTTPVTPSAEERKPPFEMPPAMSGKGAQLFARRHSRMEKYVVDSETVQANMARASSPTPSLPASWKYSSNVRAPPPVAYNPIHSPSYPPGATKPSSKSTAATKTTKRKPKKGLNALDIMKHQPYQLDASLFTFQPPSTKESLATKETSKLSTSKQALPLGPASAGSPTSARASSVYSVPAYISQPSFQSDAPTPVNESYAPTSYSAFSKPESTTSSLFTAPRPKFSAKKAGVTAQVSGRSLSLPGRPSSFISQAMSPTSPLTFQPAPDYFSKTDTVADRTGKRPTPWEAASRSPLGLVDEAFGPQNMQESIAANVVSAARRKTLPEQQDEWKQKVSYEPPVTSGSVALLGGKQTSIISPSRSSLSTSSVTTQVGSHLQYAYCSQQSRTDPDIMSMDSRSDYCLSTADSHYNPQPRGWRRPT
- the SYNPO2 gene encoding synaptopodin-2 isoform X1; this encodes MLPNCTRKMGTGDYLCIAMSGGAPWGFRLQGGKEQKQPLQIAKVRSKSKAAKAGLCEGDEVVSINGKPCGDLTYAEVIVLMESLTDVLQMLIKRSFSGINEALSAGRENGKDESINKEDYRESTTMQINTAKEIPHGDLCITEIHRESHQGAGERNIHFSATKQEITQSQRITPKVIGTSKVLVTDETALRGNTEERRPGTMVELQLSLSNEKHKSTHDPAVTLLGAEKCTLSGREPSVQQDGTSPVITIPLGMKEGNIQWSSKVVQFSNGKEIKRIQGTAPSLPRVEVILDCSDREKEAPRSLVERGCVNSQVEEGQSEAPPSLLSFAISSEGAEQREGNQHLERDHRPLKHRARHARLRRSESLSEKQVKEAKSKCKSIALLLTAAPNPNSKGVLMFKKRRQRARKYTLVSYGTGELERDEDEGEEGEGEEGDKENTFEVSLLATSESEIDEDFFSDIDNNDKIVTFDWDSSLLEVEKKIKSGDEMQTLPESTGKGALMFAKRRQRMDQITAEQEEMKARTVHTEERREAISENFQKLNSTVYQTKEEEMSTQQTCMSKSYTDMSQNRSKMLQQNGFGLAPDTNLSFQSSDAQRAASLNKTAKPFPSGVQNRAAAPFSPIRNITSPLSDIQAPPPYCSVSPPPEALYRPVSVPVASRAAPSVWSSSEPTEHIASRDERIAVPAKRTGILQEAKRRSTSKPMFNFKEAPKVSPNPALLSLVHNAEGKKTTGAGFESGPEEDYLSLGAEACNFMQTQASKQKAPPPVAPKPSVKISPTAGTPVWSPPAVASSRAPSFPAPASPQAIYPAPLKSPQHPHSPAHPPGTLNLAGPFKGPQATLVSPNHTPKTTTPVTPSAEERKPPFEMPPAMSGKGAQLFARRHSRMEKYVVDSETVQANMARASSPTPSLPASWKYSSNVRAPPPVAYNPIHSPSYPPGATKPSSKSTAATKTTKRKPKKGLNALDIMKHQPYQLDASLFTFQPPSTKESLATKETSKLSTSKQALPLGPASAGSPTSARASSVYSVPAYISQPSFQSDAPTPVNESYAPTSYSAFSKPESTTSSLFTAPRPKFSAKKAGVTAQERSSGRSLSLPGRPSSFISQAMSPTSPLTFQPAPDYFSKTDTVADRTGKRPTPWEAASRSPLGLVDEAFGPQNMQESIAANVVSAARRKTLPEQQDEWKQKVSYEPPVTSGSVALLGGKQTSIISPSRSSLSTSSVTTQVGSHLQYAYCSQQSRTDPDIMSMDSRSDYCLSTADSHYNPQPRGWRRPT